A region of Malaciobacter marinus DNA encodes the following proteins:
- a CDS encoding diguanylate cyclase — protein sequence MTKKRKLKVIFISSFFILLTLMYNFSHKYFIGNYEVIETIHNKKSIENLVKNLNMQLDFINTTAKIYSKWDDAYDFLANKNHKFAYRNFRNNKILENLPVDFIFYTDLKNNIKLKFSSLNHNSKFYDKVVKLLPIDKETQSVFLEKSNIYYVLKSKVLQTDYSGKKTGYMYAGKLFDKNLFNYINSNFYKIDLVQKELYNYDSAISYNSLNNIRYKVEKTKTKIINYLEIRDDKNKYIVTIKAISDRDYMMQGRNTILLFNIIIAVILLIIFYFSYRYQIILESNTQKLEYSVAKRTNELEKSNKELHDLAYKDYLTKLDNRRSFFSKVQRLLKDTVFRKDLVHIVMIDIDNFKQINDTYSHDVGDVVLKKFAQILKNNISNKDICARLGGEEFVIAFHNLKTKEVLEKVERIRKETEETPIIVNKDKTFNFTASFGISDNRKSNNIDKILHTADSYLYEVKTTGKNNIRYR from the coding sequence ATGACAAAAAAAAGAAAACTTAAAGTAATATTTATAAGTAGTTTTTTTATATTATTAACTTTAATGTATAACTTTAGTCATAAATATTTTATTGGTAACTATGAAGTAATCGAAACAATTCATAACAAAAAAAGTATTGAAAATCTAGTAAAAAATTTAAATATGCAATTGGATTTTATAAATACAACTGCAAAAATATATAGTAAATGGGACGATGCATATGATTTTTTAGCCAATAAAAATCATAAATTTGCTTATAGAAACTTTAGAAATAATAAAATACTGGAAAACTTACCAGTAGATTTTATCTTTTATACTGATTTAAAAAACAATATTAAGCTAAAATTTTCTTCATTAAATCATAATAGTAAATTTTATGATAAAGTAGTAAAGTTATTGCCTATTGACAAAGAGACTCAATCTGTTTTTTTAGAAAAAAGCAATATTTATTATGTATTAAAATCTAAAGTTTTACAAACTGATTATAGTGGTAAAAAAACAGGATATATGTATGCTGGTAAATTATTTGACAAAAATCTTTTTAATTATATAAATTCAAACTTTTATAAAATAGATTTAGTACAAAAAGAACTTTATAATTATGATAGTGCAATATCTTATAATAGCTTAAATAATATCCGATATAAAGTTGAAAAAACAAAAACAAAAATAATAAACTATTTAGAAATAAGAGATGATAAGAATAAGTACATTGTAACTATTAAAGCCATTAGTGATAGAGATTATATGATGCAAGGAAGAAATACAATATTATTGTTCAATATAATAATTGCAGTTATTTTATTGATAATTTTTTATTTTTCATATAGATATCAAATTATATTAGAAAGTAATACTCAAAAATTAGAATATAGTGTAGCAAAAAGAACAAATGAACTTGAAAAATCAAATAAAGAGTTGCATGATTTAGCTTATAAAGATTATTTGACAAAACTTGATAATAGAAGAAGTTTCTTTTCAAAAGTTCAAAGATTACTTAAAGATACAGTTTTTAGAAAAGATTTAGTTCATATAGTAATGATAGATATTGATAACTTTAAACAAATAAATGATACATATAGTCATGATGTAGGAGATGTTGTCCTTAAAAAATTTGCACAAATACTTAAAAACAATATTTCCAATAAAGATATTTGTGCAAGACTTGGTGGAGAAGAGTTTGTTATTGCTTTTCATAATCTAAAAACTAAAGAGGTTTTAGAAAAGGTTGAAAGAATAAGAAAAGAGACAGAAGAAACACCAATAATAGTAAATAAAGATAAAACATTTAACTTTACCGCAAGTTTTGGTATAAGTGATAATAGAAAGAGCAATAATATAGATAAAATACTTCATACTGCTGATTCATATCTTTATGAAGTAAAAACTACAGGAAAGAATAATATAAGATATAGATAA
- a CDS encoding ComEC/Rec2 family competence protein, which produces MKNEAISLIKNKSELTFAFVIILSIFLLNIFYEYSKYQELTNDEVFFSSATILNKYEKSNYYIYKLKIDTYSTFYTRLSKEYYYEKFEKVNILFISKYIGFYDYLKGFFAKTLFIEKEKSKNFNLRFYLSDKIDSAHDNSKISELFNALFLALPISKDLREFCSNLGISHLIAISGFHLGLFSIIIYFILNLFYTYIHQKYFNHRNKKFDILIISSLILLFYLILIDMIPSFLRSFIMFVLAILFLRSNIKVLSFNTLFITFLFIIALFPNYIFSLSLWFSILGVFYIFLFLHYFKNLPKMYMILIFNFWIFLAVNPIVHYVFSQTSHLQLFSPIITLIFTIFYPLELFLHLFGISYILDDVLEMFLAINYVTYSVQTPLWFLVIYLCFSVFAVVKKEFFYGVNILLVFFNLYIYM; this is translated from the coding sequence ATGAAGAATGAAGCAATAAGTCTAATAAAAAACAAAAGTGAACTAACTTTTGCTTTTGTTATAATATTATCTATTTTTTTATTGAATATTTTTTATGAATATTCAAAATATCAAGAGCTTACAAATGATGAAGTTTTCTTTTCTTCTGCAACTATTTTAAATAAGTATGAAAAGAGTAATTACTATATTTATAAACTAAAAATAGACACTTATAGTACTTTTTATACAAGGTTGAGTAAAGAGTATTATTATGAAAAGTTTGAAAAAGTAAATATTTTATTTATTTCTAAATATATTGGTTTTTATGACTATTTAAAAGGTTTTTTTGCAAAAACTTTATTTATTGAAAAGGAAAAGTCAAAAAACTTCAATCTTCGTTTTTATTTAAGCGATAAAATAGACTCAGCCCATGATAATAGTAAAATAAGTGAACTATTTAATGCACTTTTTTTAGCTTTGCCTATTTCAAAAGATTTAAGAGAGTTTTGTTCAAATCTTGGAATTTCTCATTTGATTGCAATATCAGGTTTTCACCTTGGTTTATTTTCTATAATAATATACTTTATACTAAATCTTTTTTATACCTATATTCATCAAAAATATTTTAATCATAGAAATAAAAAATTTGATATATTAATAATAAGCTCTCTTATTCTTTTATTCTATTTGATTTTAATAGATATGATACCTTCTTTTTTAAGAAGTTTTATTATGTTCGTTTTAGCAATACTATTTTTACGTTCTAATATAAAAGTTCTATCTTTTAATACACTTTTTATTACTTTTTTATTCATAATTGCACTTTTCCCTAATTATATATTTTCATTGTCATTGTGGTTTTCTATACTTGGAGTTTTTTATATATTTTTATTTTTACACTATTTTAAAAATCTTCCTAAGATGTACATGATTTTGATATTTAATTTTTGGATATTTTTAGCTGTTAATCCTATTGTTCATTATGTTTTTTCTCAAACTTCCCATTTACAGCTTTTTTCTCCTATTATTACATTGATTTTTACTATATTTTATCCATTGGAATTGTTTTTGCATTTATTTGGAATATCATATATATTAGATGATGTTTTAGAGATGTTTTTAGCTATAAATTATGTAACTTATAGTGTACAAACGCCTTTATGGTTTTTAGTAATATATTTATGTTTTTCAGTTTTTGCAGTAGTAAAAAAAGAGTTCTTTTATGGAGTGAATATTTTATTGGTTTTTTTTAATTTGTATATTTATATGTAA
- a CDS encoding tetratricopeptide repeat protein, which yields MNQNNCDIIASQLCKTNRKTKNDDIVLKQDNIIDITYIHSDTLESFESSIYSICGNSSNFYSLRKKVSSYIFSIISVFVIMFALISASIYEDIFKKIIFEFPFQWQLNDTVAILFVSFFFIGLVMMPSILDGESSQFRNLLQSWFNKETRRLKKLNVALDFLDKKTQINLYNFDLVDEEHWLWKVIVVAILKRFNNVNFYIRNDQSKNMYKRLKSFGILNIQIKKDFEGFKKCNVDTLLSVKEQKLYSLLQLSSSLIIEKNDNNFISLEMFEYCGRNFLEDTKEKSTQIISGFQNFINRAFDDFFFLKQEKSMQIYFTQNAKIKKLEDEQRRLSYHLRNHIEECVEIFDNPISLLILYYYVKDIVLDEKRYLIILEKFIDAVFKKQHYELIDEYWFKIANKMFDSSKLDNFELTNDSLYRKLSIESLDKLIFLFERNGHFNQALLLANYLYEINPNRYSVSICSLYERMGQFDKAYDSLPKTLEIKNASKPLDTQVRFFQRKAWIIVSQRKEQKKQEGLDLIFKLKELLFAHNEDNEPLWLWHFYNIKANYAEWDCDYEKAVSYYKKCLSIPALGAFEYGATFLNMSIAYRFIYLNKQNKDEDLITKCINLGSIGVALKDSVGDRDEMPVVLHNQALNILNKMQLSKEELNTIITMTDTGIETLNRTNSIKRLGMLLVENYLAKSMLLLPCEEIEQLLKQHWQNMDNNEHEQILNIYKLFKNNHNITSLNFLDNLS from the coding sequence CATATATTTTTTCTATAATCTCCGTATTTGTTATTATGTTTGCACTTATTTCTGCATCTATATATGAAGATATTTTTAAAAAGATAATTTTTGAATTTCCTTTTCAATGGCAGCTTAATGATACAGTTGCAATACTTTTTGTAAGCTTCTTTTTCATTGGCTTAGTTATGATGCCATCAATTTTAGATGGTGAAAGTTCTCAATTTAGAAATCTTCTTCAATCATGGTTTAATAAAGAAACAAGAAGACTTAAAAAACTAAATGTTGCTCTTGATTTTCTTGATAAAAAAACACAAATTAATCTTTATAATTTTGATTTAGTTGATGAAGAACATTGGCTTTGGAAAGTTATTGTAGTAGCTATTTTAAAAAGATTTAATAATGTAAACTTTTATATAAGAAATGATCAAAGTAAAAATATGTATAAAAGATTGAAAAGTTTTGGTATTTTAAATATTCAAATAAAAAAAGATTTTGAAGGTTTTAAAAAATGCAATGTTGATACGCTTTTATCAGTTAAAGAACAAAAACTTTATTCTTTATTGCAACTAAGTTCTTCTTTAATTATTGAAAAAAACGACAATAATTTTATTTCATTGGAAATGTTTGAGTATTGTGGAAGAAACTTTTTAGAAGATACAAAAGAGAAATCAACACAAATAATTTCTGGTTTTCAAAACTTTATAAATAGGGCTTTTGATGATTTTTTCTTTTTAAAACAAGAAAAATCAATGCAAATTTATTTTACACAAAATGCAAAAATAAAAAAATTAGAAGATGAACAAAGAAGATTGTCTTATCATTTGAGAAATCATATAGAAGAGTGTGTTGAGATTTTTGATAATCCAATATCCCTTTTGATTTTATACTATTATGTAAAAGATATAGTTTTAGATGAAAAACGATATTTAATCATTTTAGAAAAATTTATAGATGCTGTATTTAAAAAGCAACACTATGAGTTAATAGATGAATATTGGTTTAAAATAGCCAATAAAATGTTTGATTCGTCAAAATTAGATAACTTTGAACTTACAAATGACTCTTTATATAGAAAACTTTCAATTGAATCTTTAGATAAGTTAATTTTTCTTTTTGAAAGAAATGGACATTTTAATCAAGCATTACTTTTGGCAAATTATTTATATGAAATAAATCCAAATAGATACTCTGTAAGTATTTGTTCTTTATATGAAAGAATGGGGCAGTTTGATAAAGCATATGATAGTTTACCTAAAACGCTAGAGATAAAAAATGCAAGCAAACCTTTAGATACACAAGTTAGATTTTTTCAAAGAAAAGCTTGGATTATTGTAAGTCAAAGAAAAGAGCAGAAAAAACAAGAAGGTTTAGATTTGATATTTAAACTAAAAGAGTTATTATTTGCACACAATGAAGATAATGAACCTTTATGGCTATGGCATTTTTATAATATAAAAGCAAATTATGCAGAGTGGGATTGTGATTATGAAAAAGCAGTGAGTTATTATAAAAAATGTTTATCAATACCAGCACTTGGTGCTTTTGAATATGGTGCGACTTTTTTAAATATGTCAATTGCTTATAGATTTATCTATCTTAATAAACAAAACAAAGATGAAGATTTAATCACAAAATGTATTAATCTTGGTTCAATTGGAGTAGCTTTAAAAGATTCAGTTGGAGATAGAGATGAAATGCCAGTTGTTCTACACAATCAAGCATTAAATATATTAAATAAAATGCAATTATCAAAAGAAGAATTAAATACAATTATAACTATGACAGATACAGGAATTGAAACATTAAATAGAACAAACTCTATTAAAAGATTAGGAATGTTATTAGTTGAAAATTATTTAGCAAAAAGTATGTTGTTGCTTCCTTGTGAAGAAATAGAACAATTACTAAAACAACACTGGCAAAACATGGATAATAATGAACATGAACAGATATTAAATATCTACAAACTATTTAAAAATAATCATAATATTACAAGTTTAAATTTTTTAGATAATTTAAGTTAA
- a CDS encoding 3'-5' exonuclease: protein MPKYVLFDTETTGNQEEDRVIQFGAMIVDQTGKVEAYDEFCQSDIPIKIEAMEVHNITPDMIENKPKATETIFYKKLLELNNEDNFLIAHNIKFDLGMIEKEGFENHFQIIDTLRCAKHLFPQMPYHRLQYLRYALELYKVEQIEAKKHNITIKAHDAIGDVLVMKLFLSKLVKECRKQYPDYNPMEKLVELSKTPVFITTFKFGKYKGKEVVEVAKEDSGYLNWMKSNLDLDEDLKYTLEKVLSKI from the coding sequence ATGCCAAAATATGTACTTTTTGATACTGAGACTACTGGAAATCAAGAGGAAGATAGAGTTATTCAATTTGGAGCAATGATAGTTGATCAAACTGGTAAAGTAGAAGCTTATGATGAGTTTTGTCAAAGTGATATACCAATAAAAATAGAAGCTATGGAAGTTCATAATATCACACCTGATATGATTGAAAATAAACCAAAAGCAACTGAAACTATATTTTATAAAAAACTTTTAGAATTAAACAATGAAGATAACTTTTTAATAGCACATAATATAAAGTTTGATTTAGGAATGATTGAAAAAGAAGGCTTTGAAAACCATTTTCAAATTATTGATACGCTAAGATGTGCAAAACATCTGTTCCCACAAATGCCTTATCATAGACTTCAATACTTAAGATATGCATTAGAACTTTACAAGGTTGAACAAATAGAAGCAAAAAAACACAATATTACTATAAAAGCCCATGATGCTATTGGTGATGTTTTGGTAATGAAACTTTTTTTATCAAAACTTGTAAAAGAGTGTAGAAAACAATATCCTGATTATAATCCTATGGAAAAATTAGTTGAACTTTCAAAAACACCTGTATTTATAACAACTTTCAAGTTTGGAAAATACAAAGGTAAAGAAGTAGTTGAAGTTGCTAAAGAAGATAGTGGATATTTAAACTGGATGAAAAGTAATTTAGATTTGGATGAAGATTTAAAATACACTTTAGAAAAAGTACTTAGTAAAATTTAA
- a CDS encoding sodium-dependent transporter produces MKNHFSRVGFILAAAGSAVGLGNIWKFPYVTGEYGGGAFVLVYLLAILFIGLTVFLAEAVIGQNAQSDVATSFIKTSKSKNKNWKFAGFIIFSGLIILSFYSVVLGWILNYVFTSFGTLPTDSKTAGSAFETLISKDIASQIIYHTVIAGSVIFIVLKGIKRGIEKINLILMPLLGLILLGLLFYSFTLDSFSTALNFMFYPDWSKIDSNALLAALGQAFFTLSLGVGAIMTYSASLPKNANFVKSSIIVAIVDTAIAITAGLIIFSFLFEAGAQSSAGPGLVFISLPVIFSGWGVLGQVISISFFVALVFAGITSAVSMIEPSLKFFIERFNFTRKKATILCGGIFYILGIIALLSMTIAFKDSLTFFGKNAFDWMDFMTSSVMMPLAAILTCVFLGYFVEKELLKRIFTAHVSVTAFNIWYFLIKFIVPIAIVTLFLNKLGII; encoded by the coding sequence TTGAAGAATCATTTTTCAAGAGTTGGTTTTATTTTAGCAGCTGCTGGTTCAGCTGTTGGTTTAGGTAATATATGGAAGTTTCCTTATGTTACAGGTGAATATGGTGGAGGAGCTTTTGTATTAGTTTACTTACTAGCTATTTTATTTATTGGATTGACAGTTTTTTTAGCAGAAGCAGTAATTGGTCAAAATGCCCAATCAGATGTTGCAACTTCTTTTATAAAAACATCAAAATCAAAAAATAAAAACTGGAAATTTGCTGGTTTTATAATCTTTTCAGGTTTAATAATACTATCATTTTATTCAGTAGTATTAGGATGGATTTTAAATTATGTATTTACATCTTTTGGAACATTGCCAACTGATTCAAAAACAGCAGGAAGTGCTTTTGAAACTTTAATTTCAAAAGATATAGCATCACAAATAATATATCATACTGTTATTGCAGGTTCAGTTATTTTTATTGTCTTAAAAGGTATAAAAAGAGGTATTGAAAAAATAAATCTTATTTTGATGCCATTATTAGGATTAATTTTACTAGGACTTTTATTTTACTCTTTTACATTAGATAGCTTTTCAACTGCACTTAACTTTATGTTTTATCCTGATTGGAGTAAAATTGATAGTAATGCCCTACTTGCAGCACTAGGACAAGCATTTTTTACACTTTCTCTTGGAGTTGGTGCGATTATGACTTATTCTGCATCATTACCTAAAAATGCCAATTTTGTAAAATCATCAATTATTGTTGCAATTGTTGATACTGCTATTGCAATAACTGCTGGTTTAATAATTTTCTCATTTTTATTTGAAGCAGGAGCTCAAAGTTCTGCTGGTCCTGGACTTGTATTTATTTCACTACCTGTTATTTTTTCAGGTTGGGGAGTTTTAGGACAAGTTATTTCTATTTCATTTTTTGTTGCATTAGTATTTGCAGGTATTACATCTGCTGTTTCTATGATTGAACCATCTTTGAAATTTTTTATTGAAAGATTTAATTTTACAAGAAAAAAAGCAACTATCCTTTGTGGTGGAATTTTTTATATTCTTGGTATTATTGCCCTACTTTCAATGACAATTGCCTTTAAAGATTCATTAACATTTTTTGGTAAAAATGCATTTGACTGGATGGATTTTATGACTTCTTCTGTTATGATGCCTCTTGCAGCGATTTTAACTTGTGTATTTTTAGGTTATTTTGTAGAAAAAGAGTTATTAAAAAGAATCTTTACTGCACATGTATCAGTAACTGCATTTAATATTTGGTATTTTTTAATTAAATTTATTGTACCAATTGCTATTGTCACACTATTTTTAAATAAACTTGGAATAATATAA
- the queA gene encoding tRNA preQ1(34) S-adenosylmethionine ribosyltransferase-isomerase QueA — protein sequence MMTKNSLLDPLKTSSYDYTLPKELIATHPVSPADSARLLVYDRKTDKIIHSTFKNLLDFIPNDVNIFLNDTKVIKARIFGHKDSGGKVELLLNKPLFMNRYLVMIRGKVKVGTVLTFDKNLKAEVLEVSEDGSRVVKFFLNEKENLEFLELVDILNDIGHLPLPPYMNREDEEKDNENYQTLFAKKYGAVAAPTASLHFTPELFKKLENKFNIDYLTLHVGAGTFKPVDTEKILNHPMHSEYFEINENSKKSLDNSKKVLAVGTTVTRTIEYYARTNKIQGECDLFLNPSNTPIKVNHLLTNFHLPKSTLIMLIASFVGLEKTLEIYEEAINEKYRFYSYGDGMLII from the coding sequence ATGATGACGAAGAATAGTTTATTAGATCCATTAAAGACTTCAAGTTATGATTATACACTTCCTAAAGAACTTATAGCAACACATCCAGTAAGCCCAGCAGATAGTGCTAGGCTTTTGGTTTATGATAGAAAAACTGACAAAATAATCCATAGTACTTTCAAGAATCTTCTTGACTTTATTCCTAATGATGTAAATATTTTTTTAAATGATACAAAAGTTATCAAAGCAAGAATTTTTGGACATAAAGACTCAGGTGGAAAAGTTGAGCTTTTATTAAATAAACCTTTATTTATGAATAGATATTTAGTGATGATTAGAGGTAAGGTCAAGGTTGGAACAGTTTTAACTTTTGATAAAAATTTAAAAGCAGAAGTTTTAGAAGTAAGTGAAGATGGAAGTAGAGTTGTAAAGTTCTTCTTAAATGAAAAAGAGAACTTAGAGTTTTTAGAGTTAGTAGATATTTTAAATGATATAGGACACTTGCCTTTACCTCCTTATATGAATAGAGAAGATGAAGAAAAAGACAATGAAAACTATCAAACACTTTTTGCAAAAAAATATGGTGCAGTTGCAGCACCAACTGCTTCATTACATTTTACTCCTGAGTTATTTAAAAAACTTGAAAATAAATTTAATATAGATTATTTAACCCTACATGTAGGCGCTGGAACTTTTAAACCTGTTGATACAGAAAAGATATTAAATCACCCTATGCATAGTGAATATTTTGAAATAAATGAAAATTCAAAAAAATCATTAGATAATTCAAAAAAAGTATTAGCAGTAGGAACAACTGTAACAAGAACTATAGAATACTATGCAAGAACAAACAAGATACAAGGTGAGTGTGATTTATTTTTAAATCCATCAAACACTCCAATAAAAGTAAACCATTTACTTACAAATTTCCATTTGCCTAAATCTACTTTAATAATGCTAATTGCTTCTTTTGTAGGTTTAGAAAAAACTTTAGAAATTTATGAAGAAGCTATAAATGAAAAATACAGGTTTTATTCATATGGCGATGGAATGTTAATAATATAA
- the ovoA gene encoding 5-histidylcysteine sulfoxide synthase, producing the protein MEYKTGTINLQEGTIEEKREEIKEYFLQAYELDEKLFDLLKDKKSIYEQPNRLRHPLIFYYGHTSTFFINKLMVSKIINKRVNKYFESIFAIGVDEMSWDDLNSKNYAWPAFEEVKAYRDEVKKIVLDLIDTIEFTMPINWDSPMWIILMGIEHENIHIETSSVLLRELEISHFKNEESFLYCKEYKDDYLKNELLDVSAGEIVLQKDRKNPIYYGWDNEFSYHKANIKDFKASKYLVSNGEFLEFVKDGGYSKLKYFSEDGLRWLDFTQTKMPIFWIKKDEKYFLRQINNIVSLPLNYPVDINIYEAEAFCKYKSEKLGFEVRLPTEDEYYRLYDYVNAGNKKANIGLKYFNQTPVDKYKFGEFYDVIGNVWQWSITPTYPFDDFQAHPIYDDFTTPTFDDRHALMKGGSFISLGNETLKSARYAFRKHFFQHAGFRYVKSDNECRTKLNNNVYETDELISQYCEFHYGEEFFNVKNFAKASVDILKPYLNNIKTKKALDLGCSVGRSSFELAKVFDEVLGIDFSANFINVGVKLKKYDNLTFKLKSEGEIFEDKTISLKDLGLGDIKDKVEFMQGDACNLKTLYTGYDLIFCSNLIDRLYYPQKFLDDIPNRVNEGGLLVLLSPYTWLEDYTPKANWLGGYYKDNKLIKTIDTLKKNFEDKYELLKLIDVPFVIKETSRKYQHTISQMSIWKRK; encoded by the coding sequence ATGGAATATAAAACAGGCACTATAAATTTACAAGAGGGTACAATTGAAGAAAAAAGAGAAGAGATTAAAGAGTATTTTCTTCAAGCTTATGAATTAGATGAAAAGCTGTTTGACCTACTAAAAGATAAAAAATCAATCTATGAACAACCAAATAGATTAAGACATCCTTTGATTTTTTATTATGGGCATACTTCAACATTTTTTATAAATAAACTAATGGTTAGTAAAATTATAAATAAAAGAGTAAACAAATACTTTGAATCAATATTTGCAATTGGTGTTGATGAAATGAGTTGGGATGATTTAAATAGTAAAAACTATGCTTGGCCAGCTTTTGAAGAAGTTAAGGCATATAGAGATGAAGTAAAAAAAATTGTTTTAGATTTGATTGATACTATTGAGTTTACAATGCCAATAAATTGGGATAGTCCAATGTGGATTATTTTGATGGGAATTGAGCATGAAAATATTCATATCGAGACTTCTTCTGTACTTTTAAGAGAATTAGAAATATCTCACTTTAAAAATGAGGAATCTTTTTTATATTGTAAAGAGTATAAAGATGATTATTTAAAAAATGAACTTCTTGATGTAAGTGCAGGAGAAATAGTTTTACAAAAAGATAGAAAAAATCCTATTTATTATGGATGGGATAATGAATTTTCTTATCATAAGGCAAATATTAAAGATTTTAAAGCAAGTAAATACTTAGTATCAAACGGTGAGTTCTTAGAGTTTGTAAAAGATGGTGGATATTCAAAATTAAAATACTTTTCAGAAGATGGTTTAAGATGGTTGGATTTTACACAAACAAAAATGCCAATATTTTGGATAAAAAAAGATGAAAAATATTTTCTAAGACAAATAAATAATATTGTTTCTCTTCCTTTAAATTATCCTGTGGATATAAATATATATGAAGCAGAAGCTTTTTGTAAATATAAAAGTGAAAAATTAGGTTTTGAAGTTAGACTTCCTACTGAAGATGAATATTATAGATTGTATGATTATGTAAATGCAGGTAATAAAAAAGCAAATATAGGCTTGAAATACTTTAATCAAACACCAGTTGATAAATACAAATTTGGTGAGTTTTATGATGTAATAGGAAATGTTTGGCAATGGAGTATAACACCTACTTACCCTTTTGATGATTTTCAAGCACACCCTATATATGATGATTTTACAACACCAACTTTTGATGATAGACATGCTCTTATGAAAGGTGGTTCTTTTATCTCTTTAGGAAATGAAACACTTAAAAGTGCAAGATATGCTTTTAGAAAACATTTTTTTCAACATGCAGGTTTTAGATATGTTAAATCTGACAATGAGTGTAGAACAAAATTAAATAATAATGTTTATGAAACAGATGAGTTGATTTCTCAATATTGTGAGTTTCATTATGGAGAAGAGTTTTTTAATGTAAAAAACTTTGCTAAAGCATCAGTTGATATTTTAAAACCATATTTAAATAATATCAAAACAAAAAAAGCATTAGATTTAGGATGTTCTGTTGGAAGAAGTAGCTTTGAATTAGCAAAAGTATTTGATGAAGTACTTGGGATTGATTTTAGTGCTAATTTTATTAATGTTGGGGTTAAACTTAAAAAATATGATAACTTAACATTTAAATTAAAATCTGAGGGTGAAATATTTGAAGATAAAACTATTTCATTAAAAGATTTAGGTTTAGGAGATATTAAAGATAAAGTTGAATTTATGCAAGGTGATGCTTGTAATTTAAAAACTTTATATACAGGTTATGATTTGATATTTTGTTCAAATTTAATAGATAGACTATACTATCCACAAAAATTTTTAGATGATATCCCAAATAGGGTAAATGAGGGTGGATTACTTGTTCTTTTATCTCCATATACTTGGCTTGAAGATTATACTCCAAAAGCAAACTGGCTTGGAGGATATTATAAAGATAATAAACTGATTAAAACTATTGATACTTTAAAGAAAAATTTTGAAGATAAATATGAGCTTCTTAAATTAATTGATGTTCCATTTGTCATAAAAGAGACATCAAGAAAATATCAACATACAATTTCACAAATGAGTATTTGGAAGAGAAAATAA